One region of Zootoca vivipara chromosome 7, rZooViv1.1, whole genome shotgun sequence genomic DNA includes:
- the GDF5 gene encoding growth/differentiation factor 5 — protein MKILYFLTLLLWHFSWFYLVLISLALSPAEASQGNPGSKLGLSNIDGKERNPLPRAGTFRTGNHGYSAGNSKSRAKNNNAQAGVLLAKTDDSKKTVSKAGSTDKKVGVHSSNRQSGIRTVTPKLQNFGPKAPLKKTGTGNSDASSYKTKKTKEAIAQRESKEAFRHPAITPHEYMLSLYRTLSDAERKGVNGSVKLETGLANTITSFIDKGQDDRAPAVKKQKYIFDISALEKDGLLGAELRILRKKPSDNWKPTSHGKTCQMKLFSCSTSRQASMLLDSRTVNILDTAKWEVFDIWKLFRNFKNSANLCFELEAFERGRPVDLRTVGFNRTGRQVNEKALFLVFGRTKKRDLFFNEIKARSGQDDKTVYEYLFNQRRKRRAPLATRQGKRPNKNLKTRCSKKALHVNFKDMGWDDWIIAPLEYEAYHCEGLCEFPLRSHLEPTNHAVIQTLMNSMDPESTPPTCCVPTRLSPISILFIDSANNVVYKQYEDMVVESCGCR, from the exons ATGAAAATCCTGTACTTTCTTACTTTACTGCTTTGGCACTTTAGCTGGTTTTACCTTGTTCTCATTTCCTTAGCGCTGAGTCCTGCTGAAGCAAGTCAAGGCAATCCAGGATCCAAATTAGGATTGTCAAACatagatggaaaagagagaaacCCCTTGCCAAGGGCAGGTACATTTAGAACGGGGAACCATGGATATAGTGCTGGGAATTCAAAGTCTAGGGCAAAAAATAACAATGCTCAAGCTGGAGTTCTCTTGGCAAAGACTGATGACTCAAAGAAGACTGTCTCTAAAGCAGGGAGCACAGACAAAAAGGTAGGAGTTCATTCTTCAAACAGACAATCGGGAATAAGGACGGTGACCCCAAAGCTACAGAACTTTGGCCCCAAAGCCCCACTGAAGAAAACTGGCACCGGCAATTCAGATGCCAGCTCCTACAAAACCAAAAAGACTAAAGAAGCTATTGCCCAAAGGGAATCTAAGGAGGCATTCAGGCATCCTGCGATCACCCCACATGAATACATGCTCTCCCTGTACAGGACTCTTTCTGATGCAGAACGGAAAGGTGTTAATGGAAGCGTAAAACTGGAGACTGGGCTTGCCAATACCATTACAAGCTTCATAGACAAGGGGCAAG atGACCGTGCTCCAGCTGTTAAAAAGCAGAAATACATTTTTGACATCAGTGCATTAGAAAAAGATGGCTTACTGGGGGCAGAGCTGCGTATTTTAAGGAAAAAACCTTCTGACAACTGGAAGCCTACTTCTCATGGGAAAACATGTCAAATGAAACTATTCAGTTGCTCCACAAGCAGGCAAGCATCCATGCTCTTGGACTCTCGGACAGTCAACATCTTAGATACCGCAAAATGGGAAGTCTTTGACATTTGGAAGCTTTTTAGGAATTTTAAAAACTCTGCTAACTTGTGTTTTGAACTGGAGGCTTTTGAAAGGGGAAGGCCTGTTGATTTAAGGACTGTGGGATTTAACAGAACAGGGAGGCAAGTCAATGAAAAAGCTCTCTTCTTAGTATTTGGTAGGACAAAGAAAAGAGACTTGTTCTTCAATGAAATAAAAGCCAGATCTGGCCAGGATGACAAAACTGTTTATGAATACCTATTCAACCAGAGAAGAAAGAGACGGGCTCCTCTAGCAACTCGGCAAGGAAAGAGGCCCAACAAGAATCTGAAGACAAGATGCAGCAAAAAAGCACTTCATGTGAATTTTAAGGATATGGGCTGGGATGACTGGATAATAGCCCCTCTTGAATATGAAGCTTATCATTGTGAAGGACTTTGCGAATTTCCTCTTCGGTCCCATCTGGAACCCACCAATCATGCTGTTATCCAAACGTTAATGAACTCTATGGACCCAGAGTCAACACCTCCAACTTGTTGTGTTCCGACAAGACTGAGTCCTATTAGCATCCTGTTTATTGACTCTGCTAATAATGTAGTCTACAAACAATATGAAGACATGGTAGTGGAGTCATGCGGCTGTAGGTAG